The DNA sequence GGCGGCGGTCTGATCGCCGGCATCGCCAGCGCGGTGAAAAAACTTTCTCCCGCCACCAAAGTCATCGGCGTGCAGTCGAAAGCCGCACCATCCGCGGCGCTCAGCTTTAAAACCGGGACCATCACGACTCAAAAACCGTCACCAACCCTGGCGGACGGCATAGCCGTCGGTCAGGTGGGGAAACAGACAGCAACCATCATCAATCAGCTGGTTGACGATATGGTCACCGTTGATGAACACCGGATTGCCGAGGCCGTGCTACTATTTATGGAACGGAAAAAACTGGTTGTTGAAGGCGCTGGAGCCGTGCCGCTGGCCGCTCTCCTGCAGGGCAGCCAGGGCTTCTCCGGCCGCCGGGTGGTGCTGGTGGCCAGCGGCGGCAATATTGACTTCACCCTGATGGACCGCATTATTCGCCAAGGGCTGGCAGCAAGCGGCAGAATAACCATTCTCACTCTTGAAATCGAAGATCACCCCGGCAGTCTGCATGCGGTCAGCGGCATCATTGCCGCCCAGCGGGGCACTATCCTCGATGTCCACCATGAGCGCCTAAACCCCAAGCTGCCCTTTGGCTGTAGTCGGGTGACGTTGACCATGGAAACCCGTGGTGCCGCTCACGCCCAGGCCATTGCCAAAGCATGCCAAAAACAGGGATACACTAT is a window from the Pseudomonadota bacterium genome containing:
- the ilvA gene encoding threonine ammonia-lyase: MLTITAIQAAAERLRPHIRQTPLIHSRSFSRMSGADVFLKAENLQKTGSFKVRGAFNKLIQLQTNQVIAASMGNHAQAVAFAADQLGKQATIVMPESVALNKEEATRSYGATVVLHGATLAEALEYARRQPMHFIHPFDDLQIMAGQGTIGLEICRQIDRLDTILVPVGGGGLIAGIASAVKKLSPATKVIGVQSKAAPSAALSFKTGTITTQKPSPTLADGIAVGQVGKQTATIINQLVDDMVTVDEHRIAEAVLLFMERKKLVVEGAGAVPLAALLQGSQGFSGRRVVLVASGGNIDFTLMDRIIRQGLAASGRITILTLEIEDHPGSLHAVSGIIAAQRGTILDVHHERLNPKLPFGCSRVTLTMETRGAAHAQAIAKACQKQGYTIIHH